The proteins below come from a single Serratia ficaria genomic window:
- the actS gene encoding amidase activator ActS has protein sequence MSTGSKFAWWRRAAVCLALGLLLAGCSGKNSYHRDYDKLPKGSYSGKSYTVKRGDTLYYIAWITDSEVSDLARINKIRPPYSLEVGQKLRLSGSAPTRTASNRRKNAASAKVLAKQTPPPGASRCWRWPASGRIVQAYSTADGGNKGIDIAGKRGQPIYASAKGKVVYVGNQLRGYGNLIMIKHGEDFITAYAHNDSTLVRNGQDVKAGQKIGTMGSTGTDSVFLHFQIRYRATALDPQRYLPPQGSSPSC, from the coding sequence TTGAGCACAGGAAGCAAATTTGCATGGTGGCGCCGCGCCGCGGTGTGTCTGGCATTGGGCCTGCTGTTGGCCGGTTGTTCGGGCAAAAACAGCTACCACCGCGACTACGACAAACTGCCGAAGGGCAGCTACAGCGGCAAATCCTACACCGTCAAACGGGGCGATACGCTGTATTACATCGCCTGGATCACCGACAGCGAAGTCAGCGATCTGGCCAGAATCAACAAGATACGCCCGCCATACAGTTTGGAAGTGGGGCAAAAGCTGCGCCTGAGCGGCAGCGCGCCGACCCGAACCGCCTCAAACCGTCGCAAAAACGCCGCCTCCGCCAAGGTGCTGGCCAAGCAGACGCCGCCGCCGGGCGCTTCCCGCTGTTGGCGCTGGCCCGCCAGCGGGCGGATCGTGCAGGCCTATTCCACCGCCGACGGCGGCAATAAGGGCATCGATATCGCCGGCAAGCGCGGCCAGCCGATTTACGCCTCCGCCAAGGGCAAGGTGGTGTACGTCGGCAACCAGCTGCGCGGCTACGGCAACCTGATCATGATTAAGCACGGCGAAGACTTCATCACCGCCTATGCGCACAACGACAGCACGCTGGTGCGCAACGGCCAGGACGTGAAGGCCGGGCAGAAGATCGGCACCATGGGCAGCACCGGCACCGATTCGGTGTTCCTGCACTTCCAGATCCGCTACCGCGCTACCGCGCTGGATCCGCAGCGCTATCTGCCGCCGCAGGGCTCGTCACCGTCCTGCTAA
- a CDS encoding cysteine desulfurase-like protein, which yields MTFAPELARAQFSALRQRHDDRPVIFFDGPGGSQVSQGVLEKMTDYLGKYNANLGGHYFSSHRTTEVMDHARESVRALLNAPTPDNIVFGMNMTSLTFHLSRIISRSWQAGDEIIVTALDHYANVSSWQQAAADKQVTVHQIPLEPADCSLDAARLCARITAKTRLVAVSYASNVTGSIVDIKAITEAAHRVGAQVYVDAVHYAPHNLIDVQALGCDFLVCSAYKFFGPHIGMAYIAPQWLQRLQPYKVEPATDLGPGRFETGTQSFEGLAGVTAAIDYLAQWGTPGAPLRQRLQESFVDYHRHEERLCRHFLQRLRQLGGVRLYGCPQADSHRRTPTFALTFSGHAPEAIARRLGQHNICVGSGHFYALGLIQQLGLQDGGVLRIGMMHYNTQQEIDVLFEVLADELAVTGKQTAIGLG from the coding sequence ATGACCTTCGCTCCCGAACTCGCCCGAGCCCAGTTCAGCGCGCTGCGCCAACGCCATGACGATCGACCCGTTATCTTTTTCGATGGCCCGGGCGGCTCTCAGGTTTCACAAGGCGTACTGGAAAAAATGACCGATTATCTGGGGAAATATAACGCCAACCTGGGCGGACACTATTTTTCCAGCCACAGGACGACCGAGGTGATGGACCATGCGCGGGAATCGGTGCGCGCCTTATTAAATGCGCCAACGCCCGATAACATCGTTTTTGGCATGAACATGACCTCGTTGACGTTCCACCTCAGCCGCATCATCAGCCGCAGCTGGCAGGCCGGCGATGAAATCATCGTTACCGCGCTGGATCACTACGCCAACGTTTCCAGCTGGCAGCAGGCCGCCGCCGATAAGCAGGTCACCGTGCACCAAATACCGCTGGAGCCCGCGGACTGCTCTTTGGACGCAGCCCGGCTGTGCGCCAGGATCACCGCCAAAACCCGGCTGGTGGCGGTCAGCTACGCCTCTAACGTCACCGGCAGCATCGTCGATATCAAAGCCATCACCGAAGCGGCCCACCGGGTGGGCGCGCAGGTTTATGTCGATGCGGTGCACTACGCCCCGCACAACCTGATCGACGTGCAGGCGCTGGGTTGCGATTTCCTGGTGTGTTCCGCGTATAAATTCTTCGGCCCGCATATCGGCATGGCCTATATCGCCCCGCAGTGGCTGCAGCGATTGCAGCCCTACAAAGTGGAGCCGGCCACCGACCTTGGCCCCGGGCGTTTTGAAACCGGCACCCAGAGCTTTGAAGGGCTCGCCGGCGTCACCGCCGCCATCGACTATCTGGCGCAGTGGGGCACGCCGGGCGCACCGCTAAGGCAGCGGTTGCAGGAAAGCTTCGTCGACTATCACCGGCATGAAGAACGGCTGTGCCGCCATTTTTTACAGCGCCTGCGGCAACTCGGCGGCGTGCGGCTCTACGGCTGCCCGCAGGCGGATAGCCACCGCCGCACGCCGACCTTTGCCCTGACCTTTAGCGGCCATGCGCCTGAAGCGATCGCCCGTCGGCTAGGCCAGCACAATATCTGCGTCGGCAGCGGACATTTCTATGCGCTGGGATTGATTCAGCAGTTGGGTTTGCAAGACGGTGGCGTATTGCGCATCGGCATGATGCATTACAACACCCAGCAGGAAATCGACGTGCTGTTCGAGGTGCTTGCCGACGAACTGGCGGTAACGGGGAAACAAACCGCGATCGGATTGGGATAG
- a CDS encoding helix-turn-helix domain-containing protein → MTDNRLLRLQKMAQRFNEIGAVSDDTMRSIDARVQAQEQNAQHEQREQMDGARIKMLRKRLGLSQADLAAVVNMSTTSVQKWERNAVKPQGSALRMLEIIEQKGVASLIIPPRN, encoded by the coding sequence ATGACTGATAATCGCCTACTCAGACTGCAAAAAATGGCGCAACGATTCAATGAAATTGGCGCAGTGTCAGACGACACCATGCGCAGCATCGATGCGCGCGTTCAGGCGCAAGAGCAAAATGCCCAGCATGAACAGCGTGAGCAAATGGACGGCGCACGCATCAAAATGCTACGCAAACGGCTTGGCTTAAGTCAGGCCGATCTGGCGGCCGTGGTCAATATGTCGACCACCAGCGTACAGAAATGGGAACGTAATGCGGTGAAACCCCAGGGTTCCGCGCTCAGAATGCTGGAAATTATCGAGCAGAAAGGCGTCGCCAGCCTGATTATTCCGCCACGAAACTGA
- a CDS encoding c-type cytochrome: MKKQLGLALTLLGLSGGACAADQGALIKQGERLAIASDCQACHTQPGGGTPFAGGYGIDSPMGVIYSTNITPSTKDGIGGYSERQFARAVREGVRADGSYLYPAMPYTSYTKLSDEDIHALYAYFMHAVKPAEQKNTPTELPFPFNLRFSMAGWNLLFMDKGRFQPDAGQSEQWNRGAYLVNGPGHCDTCHTPRNLLMAEDAGRPLAGGMVGSWYAPNITSDAVSGIGGWSNEQLVQYLKTGRVAGKNQAAGGMAEAVENSLQYLPEQDLQAIAVYLKSTAPVRDPQDTRAADGFGQAFNVEPALRGLHAANANNTVADGAALFSGNCASCHQPDGSGSKNQAYPSLFNNTATGSGNPANLISAILFGVQRKAGGEDVLMPNFGPQSYVNPLSDKQIAAVSNYVLQHYGNPAVKVSEADVAELRNGGPVPLLARLQPYMAPGIGAAAVLLLALIWLCGRKRR; encoded by the coding sequence ATGAAGAAACAGCTTGGACTGGCCCTGACGCTGCTCGGCCTCAGCGGCGGCGCCTGCGCCGCCGACCAGGGCGCGTTGATCAAACAGGGTGAACGGCTCGCCATCGCCTCGGACTGCCAGGCCTGCCATACCCAGCCGGGGGGCGGTACTCCCTTCGCCGGCGGCTATGGCATCGACTCGCCGATGGGGGTCATCTACTCCACCAACATCACGCCGTCGACGAAGGACGGCATCGGCGGCTATAGCGAACGGCAGTTCGCCCGCGCGGTGCGCGAAGGGGTGCGCGCCGACGGCAGCTACCTCTACCCGGCGATGCCTTACACCTCCTACACCAAATTGAGCGATGAAGACATCCACGCGCTCTACGCCTACTTTATGCATGCGGTGAAACCGGCGGAGCAGAAAAACACGCCGACCGAACTGCCCTTCCCGTTCAACCTGCGCTTCAGCATGGCCGGCTGGAACCTGCTGTTCATGGACAAGGGCCGCTTCCAGCCCGACGCAGGCCAAAGCGAGCAATGGAACCGCGGCGCTTACCTGGTCAACGGCCCGGGGCATTGCGATACCTGCCATACGCCGCGCAACCTGTTGATGGCGGAAGACGCCGGCCGGCCGCTGGCGGGCGGCATGGTGGGCAGCTGGTATGCGCCGAACATCACCTCGGACGCCGTCAGCGGCATCGGCGGCTGGAGCAATGAACAGCTGGTGCAGTACCTTAAAACCGGCCGCGTCGCCGGTAAAAACCAGGCGGCGGGCGGTATGGCCGAAGCGGTGGAGAACAGCCTGCAATACTTGCCGGAGCAGGATCTGCAGGCCATCGCCGTCTACCTGAAAAGCACCGCGCCGGTGCGCGACCCGCAGGATACGCGAGCCGCCGACGGCTTTGGCCAGGCGTTCAACGTCGAGCCGGCATTGCGCGGCCTGCACGCCGCCAACGCCAACAATACCGTCGCCGACGGCGCGGCCCTGTTCAGCGGCAACTGCGCCAGCTGCCATCAGCCGGACGGCAGCGGCAGCAAAAATCAGGCTTATCCTTCGCTGTTCAACAACACCGCCACCGGCTCAGGCAACCCGGCCAACCTGATCTCCGCCATTCTGTTCGGCGTGCAGCGCAAGGCCGGCGGCGAGGACGTGCTGATGCCGAACTTCGGCCCGCAGTCTTACGTGAACCCGCTGAGCGATAAGCAAATCGCCGCCGTCAGCAACTACGTGCTGCAGCATTACGGCAATCCGGCGGTGAAGGTGAGCGAGGCGGACGTGGCGGAACTGCGCAACGGCGGCCCGGTGCCGCTGCTGGCCAGGCTGCAGCCCTATATGGCGCCGGGCATCGGCGCGGCGGCAGTGCTGTTGCTGGCGTTGATCTGGCTGTGCGGCAGGAAGCGGAGATAA
- a CDS encoding HdeD family acid-resistance protein, with the protein MLNLDRNNLPPLSQELLKKQRTTLLIIAFLLLAGGILCLINPFASGAALSMVVGILLLLSGAALIVGMLANRAQNTWPMIGGILLGVAYLIIGYVFVTSPMAGVLALAVYLAVLFALGGIARLAAGYMRRGQPGNGLQFVIGVLDLIIAWMLIGSGPEASVTLVTAIVGIEMLVSSFGLFQAAQLFKRS; encoded by the coding sequence ATGTTAAATCTCGACCGCAACAACCTGCCCCCGCTGAGCCAGGAACTGCTCAAAAAGCAACGAACCACCCTGCTGATCATCGCTTTCCTGCTACTGGCGGGCGGCATCCTGTGCCTGATTAACCCCTTCGCCTCCGGCGCGGCGCTGAGCATGGTGGTCGGCATATTGCTGTTGCTGAGCGGCGCGGCGCTGATCGTCGGCATGCTGGCCAACCGGGCGCAAAACACCTGGCCGATGATCGGCGGCATCCTGTTGGGGGTGGCCTATCTGATTATCGGCTACGTCTTCGTTACCAGCCCGATGGCCGGCGTGTTGGCGCTGGCGGTGTATCTGGCGGTGCTGTTCGCGCTCGGCGGCATTGCGCGGCTGGCGGCGGGCTATATGCGCCGCGGGCAGCCGGGCAACGGGCTGCAGTTCGTTATCGGGGTGCTGGATCTGATCATCGCCTGGATGCTGATCGGTTCGGGGCCGGAGGCTTCGGTCACGCTGGTGACGGCGATTGTCGGGATTGAGATGCTGGTCAGCTCCTTCGGGCTGTTCCAGGCGGCGCAGCTGTTTAAGCGCAGCTAA
- a CDS encoding aromatic alcohol reductase: MSISNHRQTSDILILGAGELGMAMLRGFVGERLRQPGVRLSVLLRPASPGNAAPENQARLQQLAAWGIAVITADFSRQSAAELAAIFARYDAVINCSGFVGGKGTQLKITRAVLMAGVARYVPWQFGVDYDRIGGGSGQPVWDEQLAVRALLREQSETQWLIVSTGMFTSYLFEPGFGVVDFETRRVNAPGSADFAVSLTTPEDIGRLTARIFFHRPAFGNDVVFIAGDTLTYRRLADLLSEHERRPYQLAVEEMPQLRAAAQADPASLTAAYRLAFARAEGVAWDKAITYNARHGIAVTDVRGWLRDHRPAG, translated from the coding sequence ATGAGCATCTCAAATCATCGTCAAACATCAGACATCCTCATTTTGGGGGCCGGTGAGCTCGGCATGGCCATGCTGCGGGGATTTGTCGGGGAGCGCCTACGGCAGCCAGGCGTGCGGCTGAGCGTGCTGCTGCGGCCCGCGTCGCCCGGCAACGCCGCGCCGGAAAATCAGGCGCGGCTGCAGCAGCTTGCCGCATGGGGCATCGCGGTGATTACCGCCGATTTCAGCCGCCAATCGGCGGCGGAGTTGGCGGCAATCTTCGCCCGCTATGATGCGGTGATAAACTGCAGCGGATTCGTGGGCGGCAAAGGCACGCAGCTTAAAATTACCCGCGCGGTGCTGATGGCCGGGGTCGCCCGTTATGTTCCCTGGCAGTTCGGCGTGGATTACGATCGGATCGGCGGCGGCAGCGGCCAACCGGTGTGGGATGAGCAGCTTGCGGTGCGGGCATTGCTGCGCGAGCAGAGTGAAACGCAGTGGCTCATCGTCTCTACCGGCATGTTCACCAGTTACCTCTTCGAGCCGGGCTTCGGCGTGGTGGACTTCGAAACCCGCCGCGTTAACGCCCCCGGCAGCGCGGATTTCGCCGTCAGCCTGACCACGCCCGAAGATATCGGCCGTTTGACGGCGAGGATTTTTTTCCACCGGCCGGCTTTCGGTAACGACGTCGTTTTTATCGCCGGCGACACGCTCACCTACCGCCGGCTGGCGGATTTGCTGAGTGAACATGAGCGGCGGCCTTATCAGCTGGCGGTTGAAGAGATGCCGCAGCTGCGCGCCGCGGCGCAGGCGGATCCCGCCAGCCTGACGGCGGCCTATCGGTTGGCCTTTGCCCGCGCCGAGGGCGTCGCCTGGGATAAAGCCATCACCTACAACGCCCGCCACGGCATCGCGGTGACGGATGTCAGGGGATGGCTGCGGGACCATCGGCCCGCGGGGTGA
- a CDS encoding type II toxin-antitoxin system RelE/ParE family toxin: MDIFVTDDFDKFMKKNRIVDQKICTAAHELEHGNHDGDLGGGVYKKRLPLNRGKRGGARSIVAFKHGRHQYFVDGWLKNTVKQNGAKEINDDELATYRELAKDFLAMPPEIIKRAIDSGYLREVKCDD; this comes from the coding sequence ATGGACATTTTCGTTACGGATGATTTCGACAAATTTATGAAGAAAAATCGCATCGTCGATCAAAAAATTTGCACGGCTGCTCACGAACTCGAACATGGCAACCATGACGGCGATCTGGGGGGCGGCGTCTACAAGAAACGCCTCCCGCTCAATCGGGGTAAACGGGGCGGCGCCCGATCCATCGTGGCATTTAAACACGGACGCCATCAGTATTTTGTTGATGGATGGCTAAAAAACACCGTAAAACAGAACGGTGCAAAAGAAATTAACGATGATGAATTAGCAACCTATCGCGAGCTCGCGAAAGACTTTCTTGCCATGCCGCCAGAAATTATCAAACGAGCCATCGATAGCGGTTACCTGCGAGAGGTGAAATGCGATGACTGA
- a CDS encoding winged helix-turn-helix transcriptional regulator, with the protein MELSDEQKEKFAAICSALSDEDDGLKREVLTHTGNRWSLSIIYALGTRGPLRHAELGRALAGVTQRMLTRTLRHLERDGLISRHDYQQKYPHPHVEYQLTPIGEGILLNMLPMWEWILSNAAAIRDSRERFGND; encoded by the coding sequence ATGGAACTCAGCGATGAACAGAAAGAAAAATTCGCCGCGATATGCAGCGCGCTCAGCGATGAAGATGACGGCCTAAAGCGTGAAGTGCTGACGCATACCGGCAACCGTTGGTCCCTGAGCATCATTTACGCCCTGGGTACGCGCGGCCCGCTGCGCCATGCGGAACTTGGGCGGGCATTGGCCGGCGTGACGCAGCGCATGCTGACGAGAACGCTGCGCCATTTGGAACGCGACGGCTTGATCAGCCGGCATGATTACCAGCAAAAATATCCGCATCCCCATGTGGAGTATCAATTAACGCCCATTGGGGAAGGCATTCTGCTCAACATGCTGCCGATGTGGGAGTGGATTTTGTCGAATGCCGCCGCTATCCGCGATTCCCGCGAGCGATTTGGCAACGATTGA
- the prfB gene encoding peptide chain release factor 2 (programmed frameshift), whose product MFEINPVKNRIQDLSERTAVLRGYLDYDAKKERLEEVNAELEQPDVWNEPERAQALGKERAALEAIVETIDQLEQGGEDVSGLLELAVEADDEETFNEAGAELDLLMAKLDQLEFRRMFSGEYDSADCYLDIQAGSGGTEAQDWASMLLRMYLRWAEAKGFKTEVIEESDGDVAGLKSATIKIIGDYAFGWLRTETGVHRLVRKSPFDSGGRRHTSFSSVFIYPEVDDDIDIEINPADLRIDVYRASGAGGQHVNKTESAVRITHLPTNIVVQCQNDRSQHKNKDQAFKQLRAKLYEFEMQKKNADKQTMEDNKSDIGWGSQIRSYVLDDSRIKDLRTNVETRNTQAVLDGDLDKFIEASLKAGL is encoded by the exons ATGTTTGAAATTAATCCGGTAAAAAACCGAATTCAGGACCTGTCCGAGCGGACTGCCGTTCTTAGGGGGTATCTT GACTATGATGCCAAGAAAGAACGCCTAGAAGAAGTCAACGCCGAGCTGGAACAGCCTGACGTCTGGAACGAACCCGAGCGCGCACAGGCGCTGGGCAAAGAGCGCGCGGCGCTGGAAGCCATCGTTGAAACCATCGACCAACTGGAGCAGGGCGGCGAAGACGTCAGCGGCCTGCTGGAACTGGCGGTGGAAGCCGACGATGAAGAAACCTTCAACGAAGCGGGCGCCGAGCTCGATCTGCTGATGGCCAAGCTGGATCAGCTGGAATTCCGCCGCATGTTCTCCGGCGAATACGACAGCGCCGACTGCTACCTGGATATCCAGGCCGGTTCCGGCGGCACCGAAGCGCAGGACTGGGCCAGCATGCTGCTGCGCATGTATCTGCGCTGGGCCGAGGCCAAAGGCTTCAAGACCGAAGTGATCGAAGAGTCCGACGGCGACGTGGCGGGCCTGAAATCCGCCACCATCAAGATTATCGGCGACTACGCGTTCGGCTGGTTGCGCACTGAAACCGGCGTGCACCGCCTGGTGCGCAAGAGCCCGTTCGATTCCGGCGGCCGTCGTCATACCTCGTTCAGCTCGGTGTTCATCTACCCGGAAGTGGACGACGATATCGATATCGAAATCAACCCGGCGGACCTGCGTATCGACGTTTACCGCGCCTCCGGTGCGGGCGGCCAGCACGTAAACAAAACCGAATCCGCGGTGCGTATTACCCACCTGCCAACCAATATCGTGGTGCAGTGCCAGAACGACCGTTCTCAGCATAAGAACAAGGATCAAGCGTTTAAACAGCTGCGAGCCAAGCTGTACGAGTTTGAGATGCAAAAGAAAAATGCTGATAAACAGACGATGGAAGACAACAAGTCCGACATCGGCTGGGGCAGCCAGATCCGCTCTTACGTGCTGGACGACTCCCGCATCAAGGATTTGCGCACCAACGTTGAAACGCGTAACACGCAGGCCGTACTGGATGGCGACCTGGACAAATTCATTGAGGCAAGTTTGAAAGCCGGGTTATGA
- a CDS encoding 2OG-Fe dioxygenase family protein produces MTVLSHQATQQLMPSFSSLPHTQHADGKYRLRRYSVVKHLGGRVVEAGPRNFVQSDEINHFQGNVVRRFEPIDSAVLQSVGMEEMCSLFAESNDLPDGAEIEIHQMRVVAVQKDTQVAPEGIHQDGFDHIAMIAIHRHNIVGGEIMLYDDSHHDPFFKKALADGEAVLLADSKLWHNATPISAVEPEEAGYLDLFVLTARGAKA; encoded by the coding sequence ATGACTGTACTTAGCCATCAGGCCACCCAACAACTAATGCCCTCGTTTTCCTCACTGCCCCATACGCAGCACGCCGACGGCAAATACCGCCTGCGCCGCTATTCGGTAGTCAAACACCTCGGCGGCCGCGTCGTCGAAGCGGGGCCGCGCAATTTCGTGCAATCTGACGAGATCAATCACTTTCAGGGCAACGTGGTGCGCCGCTTCGAGCCGATTGACAGCGCGGTGCTGCAAAGCGTCGGCATGGAGGAAATGTGCAGCCTGTTCGCCGAAAGCAACGATCTGCCTGACGGGGCGGAGATAGAAATTCACCAGATGCGCGTCGTCGCCGTACAGAAAGACACTCAGGTAGCGCCGGAAGGCATTCATCAGGACGGCTTCGACCATATCGCGATGATCGCCATTCACCGGCACAATATCGTCGGCGGCGAAATCATGCTGTACGACGACAGCCACCATGATCCCTTCTTTAAAAAAGCGCTGGCGGACGGCGAGGCCGTGCTGCTGGCGGACAGCAAACTCTGGCATAACGCCACGCCGATCAGCGCCGTCGAGCCGGAAGAAGCAGGCTATCTGGATCTCTTTGTCCTGACCGCGCGGGGAGCGAAAGCATGA
- the lysS gene encoding lysine--tRNA ligase — translation MSEQQPQGADQALDLNNELQSRREKLAGLRDNGIAFPNDFRRDATSDKLHAAYDDKENEELEALGVEVTVAGRMMTRRIMGKASFVTLQDVGGRIQLYVARDDLAEGVYNEQFKKWDLGDILGARGKLFKTKTGELSIHCTELRLLTKALRPLPDKFHGLADQETRYRQRYLDLIANEESRNTFKVRSQVMAAIRNFMVERGFMEVETPMMQVIPGGASARPFITHHNALDIDMYLRIAPELYLKRLVVGGFERVFEINRNFRNEGVSPRHNPEFTMMELYMAYADYKDLIELTESLFRTLTEKVLGNSQVQYGDEVFDFGKPFEKLTMTEAIKKYRPETDLADLADMGKAVAIAESIGIKVEKSWGLGRVVTEIFEEVAESHLIQPTFITEYPAEVSPLARRNDVNPEITDRFEFFIGGREIGNGFSELNDAEDQAQRFADQVNAKDAGDDEAMFYDEDYVTALEHGLPPTAGLGIGIDRMVMLFTNSHTIRDVILFPAMRPQK, via the coding sequence ATGTCTGAGCAACAACCACAGGGCGCCGATCAGGCGCTGGATCTCAATAACGAGCTGCAGTCCCGCCGCGAGAAGCTGGCCGGCCTGCGCGACAACGGCATTGCGTTCCCGAACGATTTCCGTCGCGACGCCACGTCTGACAAGCTGCACGCCGCTTATGACGACAAAGAAAACGAAGAGCTGGAAGCGCTGGGCGTAGAAGTCACCGTGGCGGGCCGCATGATGACCCGCCGCATCATGGGCAAGGCATCGTTCGTCACCCTGCAGGACGTGGGCGGCCGCATTCAGCTGTATGTGGCGCGCGACGATCTGGCCGAAGGCGTCTACAACGAGCAGTTCAAGAAGTGGGACCTGGGCGATATCCTCGGCGCGCGCGGCAAGCTGTTCAAAACCAAGACCGGCGAACTGTCGATCCATTGTACCGAACTGCGCCTGCTGACCAAGGCCCTGCGCCCGCTGCCGGACAAGTTTCACGGCCTGGCCGATCAGGAAACCCGTTATCGCCAGCGTTACCTGGACCTGATCGCCAACGAAGAATCGCGCAACACCTTCAAGGTGCGTTCTCAGGTGATGGCGGCGATCCGCAACTTCATGGTGGAACGCGGCTTCATGGAGGTCGAAACCCCCATGATGCAGGTGATCCCGGGTGGCGCCTCCGCGCGTCCGTTCATCACCCACCACAATGCGCTGGACATCGACATGTACCTGCGCATCGCGCCGGAACTGTATCTGAAGCGCCTGGTGGTCGGCGGCTTTGAGCGGGTGTTCGAAATCAACCGCAACTTCCGCAACGAAGGCGTTTCCCCGCGCCATAACCCAGAGTTCACCATGATGGAACTCTATATGGCCTACGCGGATTACAAAGACCTGATCGAGCTGACCGAATCGCTGTTCCGCACCCTGACCGAGAAAGTGCTGGGCAACAGCCAGGTGCAGTACGGCGACGAAGTGTTCGACTTCGGCAAGCCGTTTGAAAAGCTGACCATGACCGAGGCCATCAAGAAATACCGTCCGGAAACCGATCTGGCAGACCTGGCCGACATGGGTAAAGCGGTGGCCATCGCCGAATCCATCGGCATCAAGGTTGAGAAGAGCTGGGGTCTGGGCCGCGTAGTGACCGAGATCTTCGAAGAGGTGGCGGAAAGCCATCTGATTCAGCCGACCTTCATCACCGAGTACCCGGCGGAAGTGTCTCCGCTGGCGCGCCGTAACGACGTGAACCCGGAAATCACCGACCGCTTCGAGTTCTTCATCGGCGGCCGTGAAATCGGCAACGGCTTCTCCGAGCTGAACGACGCCGAAGATCAGGCGCAGCGCTTCGCCGACCAGGTGAACGCCAAAGACGCCGGCGACGACGAAGCGATGTTCTACGACGAAGACTACGTGACCGCGCTGGAGCACGGCCTGCCGCCTACCGCAGGTCTGGGCATCGGTATCGACCGCATGGTGATGCTGTTCACCAACAGCCACACCATCCGCGACGTGATTCTGTTCCCGGCGATGCGCCCGCAGAAGTAA
- a CDS encoding OmpA family protein: MNGLGKLTRAGWLAAFGLAAFGAGAADGEGVSVGKPVILDLKATRLDLQGLPSGLNAGVLDLQSKAEDLARKSADISVRNSKTAVTLSIRSDVLFAFDSDAIADKAEPALRQVAEFIAADPAARVKIEGHTDAVGSEKYNQDLSRRRARSVAAWLTAHGVEPSRLSERGKGESQPVAGNDTEEGRAKNRRVDFILPKPAGGG; encoded by the coding sequence ATGAACGGCTTAGGGAAACTAACCCGTGCGGGGTGGCTGGCCGCTTTCGGGCTGGCCGCCTTCGGCGCAGGCGCAGCGGATGGGGAGGGCGTCTCGGTGGGGAAACCGGTGATCCTGGATCTCAAGGCGACCCGGCTGGATTTGCAAGGCCTGCCCTCGGGGCTGAATGCCGGCGTGCTCGATCTGCAGAGCAAGGCGGAGGATCTGGCCAGGAAGTCCGCCGACATCTCGGTCCGCAACAGCAAGACCGCCGTGACGCTGTCGATACGCAGCGACGTGCTGTTCGCCTTCGACAGCGATGCGATAGCCGATAAAGCGGAGCCGGCGCTGCGGCAGGTGGCCGAATTTATCGCCGCCGATCCGGCCGCCAGGGTGAAGATCGAAGGGCATACCGATGCGGTGGGCAGCGAAAAGTACAATCAGGATCTGTCGCGACGTCGCGCCCGGTCAGTGGCGGCCTGGCTGACTGCACATGGCGTTGAGCCGTCTCGCCTGAGCGAACGGGGCAAAGGTGAAAGCCAACCGGTTGCCGGCAATGACACCGAAGAGGGGCGGGCTAAAAATCGCCGGGTCGATTTTATATTGCCGAAACCCGCCGGCGGCGGCTGA